From a single Macrobrachium rosenbergii isolate ZJJX-2024 chromosome 9, ASM4041242v1, whole genome shotgun sequence genomic region:
- the LOC136841931 gene encoding uncharacterized protein: protein MAVAMIVHIKASLSLTADLLAESQHALVETYSESVYQNLVTQLRQEEGRLRELYKRQVVKLESSLDARIRQALAEAVRASTLLLNPIDKLKVTQKGNVSLPKLKPLPLPTSEGEVQEYASYRELFTIHVDRRADLDDVSKFTYLLGTLGRDPLRIVKSLSVTAANYQVVLDLLDKQYGNVHQTLVILHRKLANIFVPSLNPVQLKKFRFELTVIIEQIKRLSTNDIGHGMVMSLINQKLSEGKLYRKVVEHLRKCDYSLEEFFEAIDFIIRMLEDDTLQRGEKLESDKKNDVSVRPKTKPMQNNSRPFCNERHPPHGCRRVSDVAARCRILLRKGLCFNCLQSGHRSDRCPNPNSCTSCGNNHNTSICDNSSFRKAHSVPSTSSRNTHNPSLVSNSQATTSRPVVNATPRQHDRKPRPPQEKLESKPCKSAKVAQTSSVDLPCTILPTAMAEIHHKQGSKRVRLFLDTGSQRSFISAKTGKQLGLPVVGKVALNIAPFGSAEISGQYDVVSCRVEMGNRIVRMKLVVHENVDVPIHNAGYVRVRQHLVGKGVTLADPDSKNDKLRNVHILVGADFFNYLIIGIEKIDGISLFLTHNGMSPYGRVPQWLLKGHKIDHVRTLMVCRVASEPIAFDVDEWWRLDTVGIAPSEQYTVREAEAM from the coding sequence ATGGCAGTGGCTATGATTGTCCACATCAAGGCATCGCTGAGTCTCACAGCGGACTTACTGGCCGAATCACAGCATGCGTTAGTAGAAACGTATTCTGAGAGCGTGTACCAAAATTTGGTCACGCAGTTGAGACAAGAAGAAGGTCGGCTTCGAGAGCTGTACAAACGTCAAGTCGTAAAGTTAGAATCTAGCTTAGATGCCAGAATCAGGCAAGCCTTAGCAGAAGCTGTGCGAGCTTCTACCCTTTTGTTGAATCCAATCGATAAACTGAAAGTCACTCAGAAAGGGAATGTTTCCCTCCCCAAATTGAAACCGCTGCCTCTCCCCACCTCTGAAGGGGAAGTGCAGGAATATGCTTCTTACAGAGAATTGTTCACGATCCACGTGGATCGAAGGGCAGATTTGGACGACGTGTCCAAATTTACTTACTTGTTAGGGACTCTGGGCAGGGATCCGCTTAGGATCGTTAAATCCCTAAGTGTAACCGCCGCGAATTACCAGGTAGTGTTAGATCTCTTGGATAAGCAATATGGTAATGTACACCAAACGCTCGTGATCTTGCATCGAAAACTTGCCAACATATTCGTACCCTCGTTGAACCCTGTACAGCTGAAGAAGTTCAGATTTGAGTTAACAGTGATCATTGAGCAAATAAAGAGGCTCAGTACTAATGATATAGGCCATGGCATGGTCATGAGCCTTATCAATCAGAAGTTGTCAGAAGGTAAGCTCTATCGAAAGGTGGTCGAACACCTCAGAAAATGCGACTATAGTTTAGAAGAATTTTTTGAAGCTATAGACTTCATAATTCGCATGTTGGAAGATGACACGTTACAGCGAGGCGAGAAATtagaatctgataagaaaaaCGATGTCAGCGTTAGACCCAAAACGAAACCCATGCAGAATAATTCTCGTCCCTTTTGCAATGAACGGCACCCGCCTCACGGATGCCGCCGAGTAAGTGACGTGGCTGCCAGATGCCGCATTCTACTAAGGAAGGGCCTGTGTTTTAATTGCCTTCAGTCAGGTCACCGTAGTGATAGATGCCCTAACCCCAATTCATGTACAAGTTGTGGAAATAATCATAATACTTCCATTTGTGATAATAGCAGCTTCAGAAAAGCACATTCCGTTCCCTCCACTTCGTCCCGAAATACTCATAATCCCAGTTTAGTAAGTAACAGTCAAGCTACAACCTCCCGCCCTGTAGTAAATGCGACGCCCAGGCAGCATGATAGAAAACCCCGTCCACCCCAAGAGAAACTAGAATCAAAACCATGTAAGAGCGCCAAAGTAGCCCAAACGTCTAGTGTAGATCTTCCCTGTACGATTTTGCCAACGGCCATGGCCGAGATCCATCACAAGCAGGGGAGTAAACGGGTTCGCTTGTTTTTGGACACTGGGAGTCAACGAAGCTTTATCTCCGCTAAAACTGGAAAGCAGTTAGGCCTGCCAGTGGTAGGCAAAGTGGCGTTGAACATTGCTCCCTTTGGTTCCGCAGAAATCAGTGGCCAGTATGACGTTGTGAGTTGCCGGGTAGAGATGGGTAACAGAATTGTTCGAATGAAACTAGTTGTTCACGAGAACGTAGACGTCCCGATTCATAACGCAGGTTATGTAAGAGTAAGACAACACCTAGTAGGGAAGGGAGTCACGTTAGCAGATCCTGACAGTAAGAACGATAAATTACGAAACGTGCACATTCTTGTGGGTGCAGACTTCTTTAATTATCTCATTATTGGAATAGAAAAGATCGACGGGATAAGTCTTTTTCTGACCCATAATGGCATGTCGCCATACGGGAGAGTGCCACAGTGGCTATTAAAAGGTCACAAGATAGATCATGTGAGAACGCTCATGGTATGTAGGGTCGCGAGCGAACCAATTGCATTTGATGTTGATGAATGGTGGCGTTTGGATACCGTAGGCATCGCCCCATCCGAGCAGTACACTGTCCGTGAAGCGGAAGCCATGTGA